In Ignavibacteria bacterium, the DNA window TTGTTCAACTAAGTTTGCGACTTCCTTGCCCAATAAGTTATAAACCTTTAAAGTGACGAACGATTTTTCTTTTATCGAGAAATTAATGTTCGTAGCTGGATTGAAAGGATTAGGATAATTTTGTCCGAGTGCAAAACTTATCGGTTTGAGAATTGGATTGTCGTCAACCCCGGTAGGCGTCGCAGGATTAATCAATAAATTAATAACCTTGGAAGAGTTATCTGAATAGTCAAAGGTAACATTATATATCGTATTTGAATTATAATCTACCTTATCAACAATAAAATTATATGTGCCAGCTGGGATTTCACTCAAAATGTAACTTCCATCTCCTTCGGAGATTCCATAATCAACTACATTTCCATTAACATCCAGTGCATAAACAATTCCGCCTGACACATTCGCATCGGAAGAGGTTATAATTTTTCCATTTGCTATTGCAGAACCAGTGTCGGTTCTTGATCTCAAATTAATATTTATATTCTGTAAAATAGATGTCTCGGTCACTGTAACAGTATCAGCTTGACGCCAACTCCAAGCAATTCCACCTTCTTTATAATATCCGGGCAAATACGGTCTCGGCGGTACAGCATGTAAAATGTACATCCCGGGTTCAAGATTTTGAAGCGCATAAACGCCCAGACTGTCTGAACGAACTGATTTAGACACCTTAAATCTTCCGCTCGAAAGCTTGAATACAGTAACGTGTGCAGGAACTCCAGTCATTGAAGCAAAATGACGAACTGTTCCCTCAACTCCATTTGCATAAACTGGTTTCAAATCCATTACGAAGTTGATATTGCTCTTATTTTCATTTAGTAAAATTTTATCCGCCTCAAGAAAAGTTCTCTTATTATCCCAGTATTCAGGATAATAAGCAACATCAAACGGTTTTGCATAAACGACATAGGATTTATTTCCTACTAATGTAAATGAATAATTACCGAGTGAATCTGTTTTTGTAATCGGACACATTGATGTTCCTGTGATAGATCCATCTGTAACTCCGAACACTTGAACAGTTGAGCGCACAGGTTCATTGGCGGCGTTCAAGACACTTCCAGATATTGTGAAAGTAATCGGAGGTGGAACTACACCTAATGCAGCAGAAGCTGTTACAGGAGATCCAACCGCGACCACAACCGGATCTGCAGTTTCTAAAGAAGTTTTATTATCGAAATACTCTGTGATGTAACCGTGTTTAGAAAATTTTATTTTATAAGTTCCGCCTTGTAAATTTTTCGAGTAGTTACCGTTAGTATCGGTGTAAGTATATTCATATCTCGTAGATGTTGAGCCGTAGAAATAAACCACTCCTTTTTTAATCGGAAGATTTGTCACTTCATCTGTTACTACACCTTGTACGATTCCCATTGGAGCAGTAACAGAAATCGAATAACTTTGATATGCATATCCCCCCTTGTTGCTTTCAGCTTTTATTTTAACCGAGAAGTGACCGGCGCTGATAGGCGTCCAATCGATCACTCCATCTCCAGAGTTAATTGTCATTCCGGTTGGAAAAGCAGATAACGAATAGGTTATGACTGCCGTTGAATCATTGCTCGATGCATTTGCGTCATATGAATATGCTACTCCAACATTTCCGGTTTTTACGGGTGTGCTTGTAAATTTAACCCAATCGGGTGCTGGAGGAGTAGTGACCGAAACTGTGTTGCTCGGATCGCTGGTTTGCGTCGAAGTATATGCAACGACATAATATTCATATGTTTTATTTGACTGAACATTATAGTCATTGAAATAGAGTGAACGAATTCCCGATTTTAACAAAGTAAACTCTGTTGCATCCGGGTTTTTACGATAAACTTTAAATGTAGCAGCTAAGCTTGTATACTGCCACTTCAGCTCAACAAAACCGTAATGCATTGTCCCGCTGCTCGGTTTATAAGTGCCAATGAGATTTGCTGGCGGATTGAGCTGTGCGAAAAGAGTGCTTACAAAAAACAAGGTAAGCACAATAGAGAACAGTGTACTAATTTTCATTTATTCCTCACTAAATTTTGCACGAATCTCATAATTCGGCTGACAATTGTCAACAGAAATTATTTATTTCTTAAGTTTTTTGAAAATTTTTAAGAAGCTAAAAATCCGAATCAGTCAAGTGATTTAAGGTCATTTACAAAAGTTTCGATTTCGCTTCGCGTAAATCCCTTCTCCTGAGCAGCTGATTCGAGCGTTCCCCAAATTGGTTCGCCGCAAACAAGACAGCGGATTCCTTTCTCCATTAAATATTTAACGGATGAAGGTTTAATTTTAATTAAATCCTCAATAAAAACTTCTTTTGTGATTTGCAGTGTGTCAGTTTTCATTCAGCTCAAGTTGAGATAATAAATTACTCACTTTTTCTTATTTGGGAATCCGATTAGCAACCCAGCCGCTCCGCCGTAAAGTGTTGAAACATACCATGTTGATGTTATCGGACAATTTCCTGAGTAGCATCCAATAAAATAATAATATGCATAACCTATCGCAGCACCAGCACCAACAAAAAACGGAATTCGGAATTTCAAATTATTAAACAGTGATCGCATTAAATTACTTTTTCTTCGATTTGATTGTACTCAATCCAAATGGAAGATATGCCGGACAAACGCCAACGAATGATGTCACTAACGGCACAATACCGATTAATCCCCACCAATTGTTTTGCGGATCAATTAAAGCAAAAATTAATAATACAATTCCGACAATCATTCTGATTGTCTTATCGAGTGAACCCATATTTTTTTTCATTTTATATTCCTTTTGAGCTTGTTAATAGATAACCTAATAATGCGAAATAAATCGTTGATATTTTCGGATTACAAAGAAGCGGACAAACACCACCTGTTCTCCTCTGAAAATATTTTCCAATAAAAAATCCCGAAATTGCACCGATCAAAATGCCGGCAATTTGTAACTCATTCATTAAACAGAATCTTCCATAACTTTTATTAAAATCTCTTCGACGGTTTTTGCAATTTCGTCTACACCTTTCATCTGGAATTTTTCAATCATTACAGATGGAAGCGGCATCGATAAAAACGTTTCTCCTTTGTCTGAATAGACGTTTATCTTGCATGGCATAAGGACTCCGTATTCTTTGTTTGTACCCAGAACTTCATTTGCGAATTTTGCATTGCAGACTTCAACGATCGAATAATTTTCAATCTCAAAACCTTTTTCTTTCAGAGTTTCGCGGACATTATGTACATGCAGCACTCTGAAATTATTTTCTGTGACTTTCATTTGTAAATCTTCAAGTGCTTGTTCAAAATTTTTCTTTGATTTCAATGTAAGATTCATTTTTTCTCCACCTAATTATTAAATGCGTTTCTTATAACTTCTTCACTCTTAAAACCAACGAACATTTCTTTCACCACGCCATTTTCAAGGATGATTGTTGAGGGTGCCCCCATCACGCCAAAAACTCTAGCAGTACGAAAATCTCCGCTGATATCGACGGACACAACATTTTTCAGCTCATTCTTCAATTTGTCTATGATCGGAGCTTGAACCTTACACGGTCCGCAGCTTGGTGAGTAAAAGTAAATCAGTGTTTTTCCTTTTTCTAAAACTTTTCTAATCGATTCAGGAATATGACTCAGATCAATCGAAGCGCCGACAATTTTCTTACTCTTTCGAATTAAATAAAACTGAAAAACGATAAAAAATGTGAAAATTGCTGCAAATGTGATTATAACGTAAGTCATTTTTGTGTTTTTGTGATTTGATGCATATTATGAAATATGGATTCACATTGCTTAGTGAAAAATATTTCTCCTAAAAAAGTTAAAATTTGATTTTCAGTTCGTTTTTTTGGTCATAAAAATGAACTTTTGGTCCTTGAACGGCTTTACTGCCATTATCAAGCATAAATGTAACTTCAGGCTGAACAATCGATTTCCCAATAAAATTTCCCACTTCGTCAAATCTGGAAATTTCCTCACCAACAGCGACATACTTATCTAAAATTTCAAACTTTCCAATTTCATCAGTGATCGAAAGAGCTTTCTCATTTATAGAAGTAAAATAGTATGCATCGGGATTATTGTAAAATATTTTCACAAACGATGTTGTATCTTTAAGAGTTGTCATGTCTTTAATCTTAAGTTCAATTTTGTGCGAACCATTTGGCAATACTGCATCGAAAAAAACTGAATGTCTGCCAGCAGGAAATGTATCAATTTTTATTGTGTCTTGAATTTCATCGAATCGATACAGAAATATTTTTACGAACGATCTGTTTGGTATTCCGAATTCAATAGCAGTATTCCATTTAGATTTAACTTTCTGAACACTTTTATCTACTAATGAATAAAAAAGATTAATATTTATTCCTTTGAGCGGAATTCCGGTTGAATCTGTGATTTGCCCAAAAAGTTTTTGCGGCGGGTCCTCTGATTTATCACCATCACTGCAGGAAACGAAGAAGACAAAATTTACTGTAACCAATAGGATAAGAAAATTTTTCCTCACACTAACCTCCGAGATTAAATGTAGAATTATTTTTTATCAGCGAGTTTGAGTGCTTGCATCAAACGTTCGTGCGCACCTTCAGGAAGATCGGGAGAATATTTTTTATAAAGTGTGACGGTCTTCTCTAATGAGTCATAAAAGTTTGTGCAGTTGTCGCACTCCTTCAGATGATCTTGAATCGCAATGCACACAGGTGAATCCGGCAGTTCGCCAAGATGCTCGCAAACCTGATTTATAACTTCCTTACAGGTCAAATTATTTTTCGAAATATGTTCTAAGTTCATTTCTTAAAAAAAATCTTGCTCTGTGTAAACGCGATTTTACTGCTGAGATACTTAAAGCGAGAGTATCTGCTGTTTCTTGCGTTGAAAGTCCTTCGACATCGCGCAGTAAAAAAACCATCCTGTATTCTGGACCGAGCTTTTGGATTGCATTATCCATTAGTGTTTTTAGTTCATCGTTCAAAACTTTTTCCGCAGGAAGATCTGTCCAGTGTTCAACTGCAGGCTCCTCGATCGATGTGTCATCATCATCGAATGAATGAAACTGCGAGTGACGGCTTTCTGAACGTGCAAGCATTAAGCAGTGATTAACAACAATTCGATACAGCCAAGTAGAAAATTTCGAGTTACCATCAAACTGATGCAATGACTTTATCACGCTTATAAATGTTTCCTGCATTGTGTTTTCTGCTTTATCTCTATTTCGGCAGACCTTGAACGCAAAACTGAAAACAGTTTTTTCATACTTTGTAACTAAATCCGAAAGAGATTTTTTGTCTCCGGATTTAGCTTTTTCTATAAGTTCAAGTTCTTTCGCTTCGATCATTTGATGAAAATAGTTTCAAAAAGATGCACAAAAATAAAAAATGACGTGATATTTTTCAGCCAAAAATTCCAATCCGAATTAATCCCCAAAAATCACATCGAAGTGATATTGATCAGAAAATGTTTTTTTGATATGATTGATTGACTGCAGCAATTTTTTAATAAGAGCTGCAGTTTCGTAAAAATTACTTCTTAATTTTAGTAACGTCGGCCGCCGCCAAAAGAACCGCCACGGCGATTTTGTCCGCCGCTTTTTCTTTTATCGGTTTTTGGTCGAGCTTCGTTTACGATAATTTTTTTACCTTTGAGCTCTTTACCGTTAAGTTCTTTTATTGCTTGTTCAGCTTCTGATTTGCTTTGCATTTCTACAAATCCAAATCCCTTGGAATCCTGTGTGAACATGTCACTGATCACTTTTGTACTTGAAAGAACGCCGTATTGACTAAACAATTCTTTCAAATCGGCTTCTGTTACTTCTTTGGATAAATTTCCAACGTAAATGTTCATTTTTTTTCCTTAAAAAAAATAATTATAAAATTTTAAAATAGCGCCACTTGGCAGACTAAGTCGCAAAAAATAAGTTGTGAAAATTAAAAGGTGAGTAATCTTTTATCTAAAAGTTATTTTTGCTGAAACAAGATAAGCTTAATTTATTTATTTATCAAATAGCAGCCAAAAACAATTGACCGGCAGATCGATCAGCTTGTCTACGAACTTTACGGCTTAACAGAAGAGGAGATAAAAATTATAGAAGGTTCATTGCGACCTCTCCCCTTGCGTGTACAGTTGTAAAAAAAAGTCTTCTCACACAGTCATTCCCACGCAAGTGGGAATCTATTTATCTTTTTGGATTCCCGTTTACACGGGAATGACATCAAGAAATATTACTCAATACTTTCGGACGGGGGTGAGGTCCAAAACGTTACAATGACACAACACTTCAACCGCACAACCGAAAAAGAAAACCGACGCAAGCTTCGGAAAAGACAAACTCCAACTGAAGCAATAATTTGGCGTTATTTACGTAATCGACAGACTGCTGGAATAAAATTCCGCCGTCAGTATTCTGTAGATAAGTTTATCATTGATTTTTACTCACCGCAGCTAAAATTAGCTATCGAGATTGACGGCAATATTCACGACCTGCCCGAGCAAAAACTCCGCGATGCAGATAGACAGAACTATATTGAGAGCTTCGGAATAACTTTTTTGCGAATCCGGAACGAAGAAATATTTGAAAACATAAACATAGTCTTTATGAAGATCGAAGAACAAATCAAACTCTCGCTTCAAAATTTACATTGAACTTAAATTTCACACCCGACAGTCAAGCAAACAAACCAAAACTCAAACCTTCTTTCTCACTAAAATAAAATAAACAATGAACGCAACTGCGAATCCGACAAACCAAGCGTAGTCATATAAAAAACGTAGTGATGGGACGATCAAACCGATTAAAGCGATAAAAACTCCCGCCGCAAGTGAATAAATTGCCTGGAGATTAAATCCCTTTTTGTATTCATAGTTACCATTGCGGAGATACAAATCGCGTACAATTAAATTTCTTTTTCTTATCAAAAAATAATCACAAATAAGAATTCCAGCTATAGGACCGAGAAAACTTGAATAACCAATCAACCACCCAAAAATATATGCGCTGTAATCCGAAATAAGTTTCCACGGCATCATAACGATTCCAATAACTGCCGTTATCAATCCGCCGCGAACGAAATTTATTTTCTTGGGATAAAGATTCGAGAAATCGTTTGCTGGCGAAACTACATTTGCAGCAATATTCGTGGTTAGAGTAGCAACAAGCAGTGAAACAAGTGAAAGAAAAATAACTATCGGACTGTCAAACTTTGAAAGTAAAACTACTGGATCCCAAATCGCTTCTCCGAAAATAATTACAGTTGCTGATGTCACTGCAATTCCGATAAATGAAAATAGAGCCATTGTCGGCGGAAGTCCGATCGCTTGTCCGACCATTTGTGATTTTTGACTTTTCGCAAATCTTGTGAAGTCCGGAATGTTTAGCGACAGCGTTGCCCAAAATCCTACCATTCCGGTTAATGATGGAATAAAAAATTTCCAGAAATCTGCCGATGTTTGAAATTTACTTGGCTGATTCAGAATCGGACCGAAGCCCCCAATTTTCTGATACGCCCAGTATAACAATACTAATCCCATAAGAATTAAAAATGGAGCGGCGAGTGACTCGAGCCATTTGATAGATTCTGTTCCTTTAATAATAAAGTAAACATTCATCAGCCAGAAAATTATAAAACTAATAGCAGAGCCAAGTTCAAAGTTTGCCCACGCCGGAAATAAAATTGCGATCATTGAATTCAATGCCTGCCCTCCGATCCAAGTTTGAATTCCGAACCAGCCGCAAGCAACAATTCCTCTGAGGAGTGCCGGAATATTCGAGCCAAGAGTTCCGAATGAAACGCGTGCTAATATCGGAAATGGAATTCCGAACTTCGTGCCAGCATGAGCATTTAAGATCATTGGAACTAATACAATTATATTTCCAAGAGTGATGGTTAGCAGTGCCTGCCACCAATTCATTCCGCCAGCGATCAAACCGCTTGCAAGCATGTATGTCGGAATGCAAACGCTCATCCCAATCCAAAGTGCAGCGTAATTGTATGTTCCCCACGTTCGTTCGGAGATTTTTGTCGGTGCAAGATCCTGATTTATCAGACTGCTGCCATGAATATCACTTACGTCTGTTTCAATTAGACCATGTTGATTGAATAAACTCATAACCCTCCAAGATTTAGTTCGTAGTTTATTTTTTGTTGAATAATGAATATTGATTAAAGAATGATGAATTACGAAGTATTTTTATCAGCTCGAACTTCAAAACTCATGATTCCTATTTCACTACTCCCTATTCATTATTCAATTTTCATTATTCATCCGTCAGTTGACGGATTCATTATTCCTTGTTCAACATTCAATATTCAAAAACCTTCACCATGATGTATATCAGCTCCAAGCCGAGCCGTATGTCCCTCGTTTGATAAAATTCCCTCTTCCGGCTTTTCCTAAAAATTTCTCGTTCTGAATGATTATTTCACCGCTAGAAATCACTGTTTCAGCATTACCCTTAATTTTCTTCCCTTCGAACATGGAGTAATCGACCGCCATATGATGTGTCTTTGCAGAAATTATTAATTCTTTATTCGGATCCCAGATTACAATATCCGCATCAGAGCCAGGAGCGATTGCGCCTTTTCGCGGATACATTCCAAACATTTTTGCCGGTGCGGTTGATGTTATTTCCACCCAGCGATTCAATGAAATTCTTTTTTCATTTACACCACCGTCGAACATAAGCTGCATGCGGTTTTCAATGCCGGGACCTCCGTTTGGAATTTTTGTGAAGCTTTCAACTCCCAATTGTTTTTGATCGTTAAATCTAAACGGACAATGATCAGTCGAAACAATTTGAAGCGAATTCTTTTTCAATCCTGCCCAAAGTTTTCCTTGATTCCATTTTTCTCTAAGCGGCGGGGAGAAGACAAGCTTTGCATCTTCGAATCCTGGCTTTCCCATATCATCGAGCGAGAGGAACAAATACTGTACACACGTTTCAGCAAAAGCAGGCAGACCTTTATAGCGTGCTTCTTCAATTTTTTCGAGTGCATCATTGCAAGATAAATGGACTATATAGATCGGAACTCCTGCCAATTCAGCCAATGCAACGGCTCGATTAACTGCTTCTCCTTCAGCAGTTGTTGGTCTTGTTAAAGCATGATAGATCGGCGCAGTTTTTCCGTCGGCAACAGCCTGCATAACTATTTGATCGATCACATTTCCATTTTCAGCGTGCATACAGACGAGTGCACCGGTTTTCGCGGTGTGCTTCAAAGCATTAAATATGGTAGAATCGTCTACCATCAAGACGTTGGGATAGGCCATAA includes these proteins:
- a CDS encoding NCS1 family nucleobase:cation symporter-1; translated protein: MSLFNQHGLIETDVSDIHGSSLINQDLAPTKISERTWGTYNYAALWIGMSVCIPTYMLASGLIAGGMNWWQALLTITLGNIIVLVPMILNAHAGTKFGIPFPILARVSFGTLGSNIPALLRGIVACGWFGIQTWIGGQALNSMIAILFPAWANFELGSAISFIIFWLMNVYFIIKGTESIKWLESLAAPFLILMGLVLLYWAYQKIGGFGPILNQPSKFQTSADFWKFFIPSLTGMVGFWATLSLNIPDFTRFAKSQKSQMVGQAIGLPPTMALFSFIGIAVTSATVIIFGEAIWDPVVLLSKFDSPIVIFLSLVSLLVATLTTNIAANVVSPANDFSNLYPKKINFVRGGLITAVIGIVMMPWKLISDYSAYIFGWLIGYSSFLGPIAGILICDYFLIRKRNLIVRDLYLRNGNYEYKKGFNLQAIYSLAAGVFIALIGLIVPSLRFLYDYAWFVGFAVAFIVYFILVRKKV
- a CDS encoding RNA-binding protein, whose protein sequence is MNIYVGNLSKEVTEADLKELFSQYGVLSSTKVISDMFTQDSKGFGFVEMQSKSEAEQAIKELNGKELKGKKIIVNEARPKTDKRKSGGQNRRGGSFGGGRRY
- a CDS encoding DUF2892 domain-containing protein, which encodes MKKNMGSLDKTIRMIVGIVLLIFALIDPQNNWWGLIGIVPLVTSFVGVCPAYLPFGLSTIKSKKK
- a CDS encoding DUF1858 domain-containing protein, whose protein sequence is MKTDTLQITKEVFIEDLIKIKPSSVKYLMEKGIRCLVCGEPIWGTLESAAQEKGFTRSEIETFVNDLKSLD
- a CDS encoding DUF302 domain-containing protein → MNLTLKSKKNFEQALEDLQMKVTENNFRVLHVHNVRETLKEKGFEIENYSIVEVCNAKFANEVLGTNKEYGVLMPCKINVYSDKGETFLSMPLPSVMIEKFQMKGVDEIAKTVEEILIKVMEDSV
- a CDS encoding thioredoxin family protein; translation: MTYVIITFAAIFTFFIVFQFYLIRKSKKIVGASIDLSHIPESIRKVLEKGKTLIYFYSPSCGPCKVQAPIIDKLKNELKNVVSVDISGDFRTARVFGVMGAPSTIILENGVVKEMFVGFKSEEVIRNAFNN
- the hydA gene encoding dihydropyrimidinase, whose product is MSILIKNGQIITAEQDYIGDIFIEKDKISLIGTNLKMEADSVIDAKGKYIIPGGIDVHTHLDMPFGGTTSSDDFFTGTQAAAFGGTTSIIDFAIQAKGTRMRDGLDIWMKKAEGKAVIDYGFHMIITDLPEAHLEDMSEMVREGVTSFKLFMAYPNVLMVDDSTIFNALKHTAKTGALVCMHAENGNVIDQIVMQAVADGKTAPIYHALTRPTTAEGEAVNRAVALAELAGVPIYIVHLSCNDALEKIEEARYKGLPAFAETCVQYLFLSLDDMGKPGFEDAKLVFSPPLREKWNQGKLWAGLKKNSLQIVSTDHCPFRFNDQKQLGVESFTKIPNGGPGIENRMQLMFDGGVNEKRISLNRWVEITSTAPAKMFGMYPRKGAIAPGSDADIVIWDPNKELIISAKTHHMAVDYSMFEGKKIKGNAETVISSGEIIIQNEKFLGKAGRGNFIKRGTYGSAWS
- a CDS encoding sigma-70 family RNA polymerase sigma factor; the protein is MIEAKELELIEKAKSGDKKSLSDLVTKYEKTVFSFAFKVCRNRDKAENTMQETFISVIKSLHQFDGNSKFSTWLYRIVVNHCLMLARSESRHSQFHSFDDDDTSIEEPAVEHWTDLPAEKVLNDELKTLMDNAIQKLGPEYRMVFLLRDVEGLSTQETADTLALSISAVKSRLHRARFFLRNELRTYFEK
- a CDS encoding DUF559 domain-containing protein; the protein is MTQHFNRTTEKENRRKLRKRQTPTEAIIWRYLRNRQTAGIKFRRQYSVDKFIIDFYSPQLKLAIEIDGNIHDLPEQKLRDADRQNYIESFGITFLRIRNEEIFENINIVFMKIEEQIKLSLQNLH
- a CDS encoding T9SS type A sorting domain-containing protein, which gives rise to MKISTLFSIVLTLFFVSTLFAQLNPPANLIGTYKPSSGTMHYGFVELKWQYTSLAATFKVYRKNPDATEFTLLKSGIRSLYFNDYNVQSNKTYEYYVVAYTSTQTSDPSNTVSVTTPPAPDWVKFTSTPVKTGNVGVAYSYDANASSNDSTAVITYSLSAFPTGMTINSGDGVIDWTPISAGHFSVKIKAESNKGGYAYQSYSISVTAPMGIVQGVVTDEVTNLPIKKGVVYFYGSTSTRYEYTYTDTNGNYSKNLQGGTYKIKFSKHGYITEYFDNKTSLETADPVVVAVGSPVTASAALGVVPPPITFTISGSVLNAANEPVRSTVQVFGVTDGSITGTSMCPITKTDSLGNYSFTLVGNKSYVVYAKPFDVAYYPEYWDNKRTFLEADKILLNENKSNINFVMDLKPVYANGVEGTVRHFASMTGVPAHVTVFKLSSGRFKVSKSVRSDSLGVYALQNLEPGMYILHAVPPRPYLPGYYKEGGIAWSWRQADTVTVTETSILQNININLRSRTDTGSAIANGKIITSSDANVSGGIVYALDVNGNVVDYGISEGDGSYILSEIPAGTYNFIVDKVDYNSNTIYNVTFDYSDNSSKVINLLINPATPTGVDDNPILKPISFALGQNYPNPFNPATNINFSIKEKSFVTLKVYNLLGKEVANLVEQVKEQGDYKIQFSASELPSGVYMYQLKSGRNTITKKMLLMK